The Glycine max cultivar Williams 82 chromosome 12, Glycine_max_v4.0, whole genome shotgun sequence genome window below encodes:
- the LOC100816996 gene encoding uncharacterized sugar kinase slr0537, whose translation MSMSLSLLRIFSSPHLSTSLFFPTPTLSSLCPSFLSKLPNAPSPLIVLCHRDASASKQGHLGVPEGAERDSGSEEDDDAVEQPMRASYDDDEDEEEGALSSLVFPERWDVLGLGQAMVDFSGMVDDNFLKNLGLEKGTRKVVNHEERGRVLQAMDGCSYKAAAGGSLSNTLVALARLGSRSEKVPAINVAMTGSVGSDLLGGFYREKLRRANVQFLSAPIKDGTTGTVIVLTTPDAQRTMLAYQGTSSTVNYDASLANAVSKTNILVVEGYLFELPDTIKTITKACEKARSNGALVAITASDVSCIERHFDDFWEIIGNCVDLVFANGNEARALCNFEAKESAASAARYLSHFVPLVSVTDGPTGSYIGVKGEAVYIPPSPCVPVDTCGAGDAYASGILYGLLRGISDLRSIGSLAAKVAATVVGQQGTRLRISDAVKLAESFEFQLDSSSVGTDHNISSV comes from the exons ATGTCCATGTCTCTGTCTCTTCTTCGTATCTTCTCTTCGCCCCACCTTTCCACCTCTCTCTTCTTTCCAACTCCAACTCTTTCTTCCCTCTGCCCTTCTTTCCTTTCCAAATTACCAAATGCCCCCTCTCCCCTCATTGTTTTATGCCACAGGGACGCCTCAGCTTCGAAGCAAGGTCACCTCGGAGTCCCTGAAGGTGCAGAACGTGACAGTGGGAgcgaagaagatgatgatgctgTTGAACAACCCATGAGGGCCAGTTACGACGACGacgaagacgaagaagaaggaGCTCTTAGCTCCTTAGTTTTTCCTGAAAGATGGGATGTATTGGGTCTCGGTCAAGCCATG GTAGACTTCTCTGGCATGGTTGATGATAATTTCCTGAAGAATTTGGGATTAGAGAAGGGAACACGGAAAGTAGTAAATCATGAGGAAAGAGGTAGAGTTTTGCAGGCCATGGATGGGTGCAGCTATAAAGCTGCAGCTGGTGGATCTCTTTCTAATACCTTAGTTGCCCTCGCAAGGCTTGGAAGTCGCTCCGAAAAAGTTCCTGCTATAAATGTGGCAATGACCGGTAGTGTAGGGAGTGATCTATTAGGGGGCTTCTACAG ggaaaAATTACGCCGAGCAAATGTGCAATTTCTTTCTGCACCAATCAAGGATGGGACTACTGGAACAGTTATAGTTCTCACAACTCCAGATGCCCAGCGCACAATGCTTGCATATCAG GGCACATCTTCAACTGTTAACTATGATGCATCCTTAGCTAATGCAGTTTCCAAGACAAACATACTTGTCGTCGAAGGGTATCTATTTGAACTTCCTGATACCATTAAAACAATAACCAAAGCATGTGAGAAAGCACGGTCGAACGGTGCCTTGGTTGCAATAACAGCTTCAGATGTCTCCTGCATTGAGAGACACTTTGATGATTTCTG GGAAATTATTGGGAATTGTGTGGATTTAGTCTTTGCAAATGGAAATGAGGCCAGAGCTCTTTGTAATTTTGAAGCAAAGGAAAGTGCTGCTTCAGCTGCAAGGTATCTGAGCCACTTTGTTCCTCTAGTATCCGTTACAGATGGTCCTACAGGCTCTTACATTGGTGTAAAAGGAGAAGCTGTATATATCCCTCCTTCTCCATGTGTTCCAGTTGATACTTGTGGTGCTGGGGATGCATATGCATCTGGCATACTCTATGGTCTTTTAAGAGGCATATCAGATTTGAGAAGCATAGGCTCATTAGCAGCTAAGGTTGCTGCCACTGTTGTTGGACAACAGGGAACTCGGCTTAGGATTTCAGATGCAGTCAAATTGGCTGaatcttttgaatttcaacTTGATTCCTCCTCTGTTGGCACTGATCATAATATTTCCAGCGTCTAA
- the LOC100819127 gene encoding uncharacterized protein LOC100819127, which translates to MYLKEPLWSETGKGDGSAKTEDYGAVSEVVKSLQQQRVYREVTLALRTGLRDARAEFSFLRVRALRSILKFLRSVAESDSTIDLFNQIQSIPQLQVVPVLFQHSLKESGDEYSENRVGDLSHIFGVEPMKLTSPSTDAEVALALRVLEGCCLLHPHSTALAHQHNAIQVLMNILSTRGVLEQGACLDALISLMVDSSFNQMDFEKCSGIMEVADLLRDQELDEDLRLKCGEFLLLLIGHVNGRDTPPLATIHEDTRRLLGEKSASLIWAASRQFDSTLDTEQRLTALQIQARRVLESLDLY; encoded by the exons ATGTACCTGAAGGAGCCGCTATGGAGTGAAACAGGGAAAGGCGATGGAAGTGCAAAAACAGAGGATTATGGTGCAGTGAGTGAGGTCGTGAAGTCACTGCAGCAACAGAGAGTGTATAGAGAAGTCACTCTCGCGCTCAGAACGGGACTCAGAGACGCGCGTGCAGAGTTCTCGTTTCTCCGTGTCCGTGCTCTCCGTTCCATTCTCAAGTTCCTGCGTTCCGTTGCGGAGTCTGATTCAACCATTGACCTCTTTAACCAAATCCAATCCATTCCCCAACTCCAAG TGGTTCCGGTTCTGTTTCAGCACTCGCTCAAAGAGAGTGGGGATGAATACAGCGAGAATAGGGTAGGAGATTTGAGTCATATATTCGGGGTTGAACCGATGAAGTTGACGAGTCCATCCACCGATGCTGAAGTTGCGCTTGCCCTTAGAGTCTTGGAAGGGTGTTGTTTGCTTCACCCTCATAGTACGGCTCTCGCCCATCAACACAACGCTATTCAG GttttaatgaatatattatcCACTCGTGGAGTGCTTGAGCAAGGTGCATGCTTAGATGCTCTAATCTCATTGATGGTGGATTCATCATTCAATCAAATG GATTTCGAGAAATGTAGTGGTATTATGGAAGTTGCTGACCTTCTAAGAGACCAAGAACTGGATGAAGATCTCAG GTTAAAATGTGGAGAGTTTTTGCTGCTGCTCATTGGACATGTCAATGGAAGAGATACGCCTCCTTTAGCAACTATACACGAAGATACAAGGCGCCTTCTTGGGGAGAAATCAGCCTCCTTGATATGGGCAGCCAGTCGTCAGTTCGATTCAACACTAGATACTGAGCAGAGGCTAACAGCTCTTCAGATCCAGGCTCGCAGGGTCCTTGAATCATTGGACTTGTACTGA